The Aspergillus oryzae RIB40 DNA, chromosome 5 genome segment CCTTCCTCTGCTCCATAACACTATTCCAAAGCAGGCTCCCTTCATTTGCGTTAGAACTGAGAGAAAAAATCCCAAATGAGACCGGGGGTAAAAGAATCCGAGGAACCTCCGTCCGAAGGAAGTGGTTCGTGGTCGCCATCAAAAGCAACCCACTGGACAGGATAGCCCTCAGCACAACCCGTATAATCCGTTACCACATGGGTTCCGCTTCCAACCCCGGGTTCAGGGGGAGTCGCAGCATCACAGCCATTCACCTGAGCATAGTGGTCTCGCAATGTCCGGCCAAGCTCGACGTTTAGCACGCTATCGCTAATTCCATGCTGACCGAAATAGGCAATGGGAACAGATCCGCCATCACAGCCACTTATTTCAGCACCGGAAAGAACCGCAACCGCGCGGAAGACGTCGGCGCGCGAACAGGCCACCGAGTAGCTCATGCCTCCCCCCCAGCTCCAGCCGGTGGCGAAACGGCGGTCCTGATCAATGCAGAAGGAAGATTCGATCGCTTCGAGGAGTTGGTCGGTGAATGTGATATCGTCACCGTTGGCGTTGGCCCAGCCGTTGCTCAGCCCTTGGGGAGCAATGAAGACGGTGGGTACATCCCCGGCCAGGGAGCTCAGCCCGTAGAATCCGTTTTCAACGACATTGTTCATGGTGCCGTCCCGCCAGTGGTACCCTATCACAAGTTTGTGAGGAGTGCTGGCATCATAGTTGTCGGGGGCTTGAATGATGTACTCCCGAGACTGCCCGTTGACGTCCATGTAGTTGAGACCGTTGCTGAGGCTTGGATTTGTGCCGCATCCAGAGGAGCTAGCTGCAGCGGCATTGATGGCTAATTCTGCAGCTGCGACACAGAATGAGGCCAAAGTAGGACGCATTTTGAGGGAGTAGAAACGCGCTCTTGCAATAAAGGGGGATAAATGAGGAGCTTTTTTTTACGCGGGTGATAATATGTGGAATTGTGAATGATGAAGTGGACTTTCAGTGAAGAAGTGATGAGGCAGGCAGgttttcggcttcttcttaTGTTGCCTATTTCCTACTCCATATACAGTACCACCATTATCCAGGGCTCAGACTAATGATGTACAATTGGTATACTTCGACAATCAATTCGCAAAGTGCCAAGAGCCATACTCCGGCGATCATCAACCATGCGGGGTGGCATTTGAGGCTAAATTGTTTATCCAAATGACACTTAAGTAACGAGGAAAATGAACCGGCTATTTTTAAAGTTGTATGGGACAGTCCGTACCCTAAGAAGCAAGATCGCGGTGGGAGTGTTGTTGATCGACGTGCGAAGTATATTCGGCAATGGAGATTGTCCTTCATTGCCGAAGACGTGACTTAGGGCATTCTGCCGCTGACCAAGCGGGCCAAGCCCTTGGTAACAACCAGAAGGTTTGAACTCCACTCCCAATGCATTTGACTGACATATCAATAGTCTATATAATTCTTTGCAACTAAACAtccagtacatacgaccatagggtgtggagaacagggcttcccgtccgctcagccgtacttaagccacacgccgggaggttagtagttgggtgggtgaccaccagcgaatccctcctgttgtatgtttttgcatttctttttatccCACTCGGCTGAGTGGGAAGCCTACCGCCAGATACACGAGTATTTTGTCTTGGAGTGCATTGTAGTCTCGTAAATCGGAAATTGTTTTATGCTGGGCAAAGTTGAATACTGCCATTAAAGTACCAGTCTGGGAAGGCGGAGTGTCAAGGCGGTAGCAGATTCTCCGTGACAATCGatgccctttttcttttttctttttctacgTCTGGTTTTCTCCCTAAGTATAATCTTGGTTATAGATGTGTAGGTCTTGACATGTATAGATTCTCTACTAGTCGTACCGATATTGACATAGAATTCGATTTTCTCTAACCATAGTTCCATCAATGTAAGTCTGACTCTACTTCGATGCACGGTGCAGCTCgcagatatatatctcagaTCACTACCATACCACTATATATAGCGACATCATGCTGCACAACCTTGTATTCTACTATATGCTGCAAGAGAGAAAACTATTCTAAGAAAGACTTCTCTGTCCAGTGTATTTACACGTCGGGTCGCgtgttgttttgttttgattcCCCACCAAGCCACTCCCTCCATTGTAggcattttgttttttgcCCGAGGTCAACGCAGGCGGTCAAGAAGGCGGTGCAACAACCATCAAGTTCCTGAAACGGACAAGATATGCCTGACCAGTGAGAAGAAAATCACTACAGCAATTCGAATCGGGCCAGATCGTGATTCATCAAATCTaccttctcgttctttgAATTAGAGATTCGCAAACCGGCGACCATCTCCTTTTTGGTGAGCTAATGTAAGCGTTCGATTACTCAACGTGCCAATCATGTTCGCTGCGAAGGTGGAGAATACGAAGCTTCAACAGATAGCAGTGGGTCTAGGCagttgtggagaaagaaatccgACAACCTATAGCTCTCCTGGCAATGGTAGATGTTGAGAGAAAGTGATTCATGGAATCATAGGCTCGAGTCCCTAAGGGTCTGTCGATAGTATCCAGTGAAGTCACTGCGCATCCAAACAACGGGCACAGAAGAGAATGGTGGCCACTAGATATCGCCAGAGTGAACCATAGGGCTGATATCTTGCCGTGGAATTAGGTAATGGAATATTGGGTCAATATTTCCCTTCGGGGGCCGCTCGCTCTCGCTCAATCTTCTGGCTTATAACAACCTTAGAGCCTACTCCGCCGGAGACAAATACACAGAACCCGGATCGAGATCAATTTGCAGACTACTACCTAAATCTGCTTCATCCTGCGCGCAACATTGAGCGGTGTGGTACACCGGTGTCCTTCCATGGCGAAAAGTTGGCTTGGCGAAAGGATGAATCTCAAACATCTCCCTGGAACTCTCCAGGGCCCAATCATCAAGGAGTGACGGGCTTCATGACTGGCATGGTTGGTGAGGCGTCAGGAAGCCATGAATTCTGGCAGCAACAGTGCCGACTCATTCAGGCGTCAGATGCAGCACGCTATTGACTCCAAACTTAGATGAACAGTGCAGATTTTGGAATCACCGAAGTAGGGCTCTCCAACCCCGGCGAGACGCAGAGTTCTTTCTTCACCAAGCGGGCGATTCAATACGTTCTCCTGCCACGTAAAACCACGGATGAGCTTGTTGATGCGTACTGGAAGCTTGTGTACCCgcctcatcctttccttgatCGATACGCCCTTGGGAACTGTTACGAATCCGTGTGGACGGGTTCCGGTACGACCGCCGATGATATTGCCCTTCTTTGTTCAATGAATGTAATCTTTGCTCTCTGCGCTCAACTTTCAGATATAATCGAGCCAGAGCGCCGGCGGGAGAAGGCCCATATTTATTTCGTTCGCGCAGAGAGCATTCGtgaaaatcgaagaaaataTGAGGGATTGGTACTCTGCGCTTTGGGTGGAAAGGGTATTAATGAGCCCTGGGAGAATGGAGGGCGTACAGCCAAAGGACTGATAGCATAGATTTGAGAAAGTAGCCTCACGTTAGAAGCAATCGCCAATCCTTCTGCAACGTGTGTGATAGCCAGAAGGAGGGGGTACCACTGTCTCGGGCATCCCAGAGTTCTTCGACGAGTTGAAGGGCCATTAAATTGGCGGGAAGGCGATTCAAAGAATAGATGGCTCGCAGTCTGCCACGCACTTCATCGCGCAGGAAGTGATTCGACTCAGTCAATTCGGATCCGGCTGcgaaaagagggagagattgaAAATTAAGGGAGCACGAGGAGTCAGGAATTATTAGCAGATGGCGGACTGTCTCTTCGGCGTACTGTTGGATCAAAGACTCTTGTGCTTCAGTCACATCTGGATCCGTGGCATAACCTCTCTGTGCATGTGCACGAGATCGATAAAGGAAAACGAGCCCGTGGTTGCGGAATGCTTCATATAAGTGGCCCAGGTCCGGATTTGGGGGACTCGTCGCCCAGGTCCTAAGTTGAGCCTCCAGTATGGCTTCTTGCACCTGGCTGCGGCTCTGTGGCATATCATGTATCTGTCGGCAATATCGTCCGACATTCGCTATGATAAGGAGTAATCGGCTACATGTTCCGTACATTGGATGGTGCCAGTCTCCCATCCTGTGTACCGCGACGGATATGTTCAATAAGTTGAGATCCTGTGGCTCACATGTATCTACCAAGAATGAACTGCACATGTCCCAGTAAAGATAGATTCCCAGACAGAGTCGAACCACAGGGTCATTAGTCGTTGACGTAGATGTGTCTCGGAGCATACTGTTGATCACAGCGCGGGCACCAAATAAATGCTGTTTTCCGTAATCTTTCGGGTCAGAATCGGCAATTTGCGTCAGAGCCAGCAGCATAATGGTCAAAAGATGTGTGTAAGAAGCGCGTTGGATCTGATTTATCTCTTTCCGAAGGCAAGCTATGGCTTTGCCACGTTCCTCAAGGGCTAGAATGGGAGTGTTGGCCGGAAAGTACTGCTCATGGCTGGCACTGACTGACTGGATAGCATGGAGCAGGGCGGGCGATTGGGCAATGTGTTccaaaagagggaaagagaacgGATTGTTTTCAGGATCTATAACGGACGCTTGGCTGACTTTCTCCAGCCAATACTGTAGGAGCCTTGGATTGACATGCGTTTTAGGCTGCAGTGAGAGCCACGGTGTCTCAACTTGCCACTGTGTTGGCCGCGGGGCTGACGAACAGACAAGACCGTGACGCTGGCACCGCTTGCACGTCGGATAGGCCTCGTCGCATTTGACCCGTTTTGCCTTGCATTCTCGACAGCCTAATTTGCTCTTGTTTCGCCGTCGACCTCGTAGAGACTTGTGCTCCTGCTGCGTGCTCGGGCCCAGAGAAGAGCCGACTAGCACTTCTTTGAAGAGTACACGGGGAAAGAACATGTCTGGTCTGATAGACTGTTGGCTTTGTGTGTTGTTCTTTGCATTGAACAGTGACCTGGGATATGAGGAATCTGGTAGATTCTGAGACGGCTCACCAGGAATTGCCACATCGCAAATGGATTACTAATGATCCGCAAAATAACTAGGAAGCCCAAAGCCGCATCATGGCGGAACTTTTACAGGAGAGTACAGTATCCGGTTCCATTCAGTATCCACTCAGACCGGGCAGGGCATGGTGAATAGATTGTTCGGATCTAGTCGCGCCTTCAACTGCTGCAGTCTTAAAGCCTTCTCCTCACCAGAGAATCGTTCTATGTCCACTTGGTCAGGGCGCCAAAATGCAGGGAACCCGCCCGGTAAGGAAAGACCATTCTGATCCAGCGCTTCCTCTAATTCTATGACCCATATTGGCTGCATGTGCAAGCTCCTGTTCACCAGCACAGCCTAGCCAAGTGCACCCATGGAGGCCGAGAATGACATGTTGGTATCGATTCGGAGAGCCCCCTTCCCGACAGTATCGGCAACTCGGTGCCGAATACCCTTATCGTGGTTATTATGAAAGATAATAGCGGGCAGTGGGTGTGGTGGAGGGGGTCGTGCTAAGATGGTGCCAACATTCTGATATATCCGATCAACGTTTGgactgcagaagaaggttCCCGAAGATGAATCACCCAAGCCGTAGGCGGCTGGTATAGCTGGATACAGGTCAGGGGGGAACTGGAGTTCATGTCAGGATGGAAGCCTAAGAACTTACGCTCTGTGACAGTGTTCCCCAAAAACCTGCCGGCCTGCGCCGTCTGTTCAAGGAAGCTTTTCGCAGGCGTGAGGTCTCCGCTGGGCAAaatccaacaccaaaacaGAACCAGAGAGGGCTCGGTTACCGGCGTCGGAGCCATTTCAGGATTCACGGCGACGGCATCTCCGCTGAACTCATGGGAAAAGTCACCATCTAAGAGCCTCTCAATCCTGTCCGTCACAGTTGTAGTCTCGGCAAGAGAGAAAGGCAcattttttggttttttttttttttttttttttttttttttttttttttttttgccaaCGGTCAGGAGCGAAAGACTGGGTGTGCAATCTGTTTGGGAGGTAGATGAAGGGTTAATATGTTGTATCAAGGTATGATTTCAGCATTGGCAACCTAGGCTCGGCAATGACGACCATAGCATAGCATTAAGTGATACGAACGCATGTATGGTTAACTAGCGGCTTTGTTTGTGGGAACGTTGGAACTTCCCCACTATACGCTTCCCGTTTCTGAACAGATCGCGAGGAACCATCCCAGCCATCCGCGGTCTCGGTGCATCTGGATGATCCAACGGCGCTTCCCATCGTCCCACTCCTGATGCATGCATGACCTGAGTACAAAATTGACCCTGAAGTTTGTACTGAGCGGCAACCCTTTCGCATTGGCCACGGATTCAGCTTCGTAGGAGTCATTGTGCTTTGGCACATAGCAAAGGCATATAGACATATCCCTCCACATCACACATAAGCCCTGGATACCGATTCTAGTACCAACTGCCGCCAAACCCGCCGGCTGAGTCCACCAGCAGATCTCAGGCGAACCTCGCTCTCTGTAGGATCGAGGGTCGGCGCCGAGCCACTGGTGGTTATTGTCGTTGACGAGCAGTCCACTAAAGCGCATTATGGTTTTGCTTTGCGTATTCCACCGCCACAGTGTCCGCCCAACGGACCAAGCCAAGACTATGCAATCACGAATTCCCACCACAGTAGTCTCCAGGTACTCTCACACAGTAACTGgaatgggagggagaagttGCGGACAAGGACTAATCGCATGATCTGCATCTCTGCCGGAGGGTTCCAGACAATGAGACAAACGATATCAAATCTTTGGTGCAAGGACACCCCGCTTACATGATGACTCCAAATAACTGACTAGAAACTCCATTTGTACTATTTAACTTCTAGGAAGCATTCGGTATCCATAGACATATTAGCTCAGTTGGATAGATGGTTTGGTATTACCAGGGAATGGCTAGTGAACGCAAAAGATGTCGCAGGATTGTCGTTACCGGGAGGATTTGACCCACCACAGGTGAACATAGGGAAGAGTCACCCGCCATTGATTGGTACTAGGAACTAAGCTCGACAGAGACCCGAGCTGCGCTGCTTCAGCGGTCAATGGCAGAACTTGGAGACATCAAATATCCCGTCGGATGGTCATTGGGGGAACTGAAGAGAGGAGGCGGGTGCAGGCGTGGATAATGTTTCCAAATAGCATCCAAATTATTGGGTACGCTTTGTCCCCATGCGAATACTGAGAGCAAGTagttcatcgtcgtcatTCCTCTGCTATGATTGGTATCCTAACACAGAGCTCGACTTTTGTCTCATGCACTGCAGCGTCTTTAGGTTCCGCAACGCCCGAGGACGGCCTTTGTTGCCTTCTCTATGTTGGGGATGAAACAATTCTTGGAATCACCGGTTTTTTGAACCTGTGGTTACTCCCAGTGCAACATATATAAAGGGAATACCATCTGCGCATGGCTTATGACCTGTGTATCCCCGCCGATATTACTCTATCACAACATCTGACTTTACTTTCACATCACAGTTTCCTGAAAATGACGACCCTTCCTCCCATCAAAGGTGCCGAAAGTCTTCCATCCAGATGGTCCCTGACCGAAGACCTCGGCGGTTATGACATGCCAATCCGCCTCGAAGGCGAAATCGGCGATGTCATGGTGCGAGGCACCATTCCGGACTCTATCGATGGAACCTTCTACCGCGTTGGCTCGGACCACTTCACCCCGACTCTTCCAGGGCACAGTCCGCTCCTAGGCCACGGGGTTGTCAGCGCATCTCGCATCCACAAGGGCCAGGTGGATTTCAAGATTCGATATGTCCAGAATGACCGATACAAACTGGAGAGGAACCTGAAAGAGAGCGTCTGGGGCGACATGCGTGATCATCCGCTCAGCCAGCATCCATGCGTCAAGGCTGTCTTGACCTCGACCAGCAACACCAACGTCATCTACTGGGCCGGAAGGCTTCTTGCCCTGCAGGAGATGGATCCTCCCTACGCCATGGACCCCGACACTCTGGAGACCACTGGCGTGGATCCGTTTGGCAATCAAATCCTTAGCCCGACCTTCACGGCGCACCCAAAGATTGATTCCAACGTCAATGAGCTGGTCACCTGGGGTATCGATCACGGCGCAAACG includes the following:
- a CDS encoding alpha/beta hydrolase family esterase (predicted protein), which encodes MRPTLASFCVAAAELAINAAAASSSGCGTNPSLSNGLNYMDVNGQSREYIIQAPDNYDASTPHKLVIGYHWRDGTMNNVVENGFYGLSSLAGDVPTVFIAPQGLSNGWANANGDDITFTDQLLEAIESSFCIDQDRRFATGWSWGGGMSYSVACSRADVFRAVAVLSGAEISGCDGGSVPIAYFGQHGISDSVLNVELGRTLRDHYAQVNGCDAATPPEPGVGSGTHVVTDYTGCAEGYPVQWVAFDGDHEPLPSDGGSSDSFTPGLIWDFFSQF
- a CDS encoding uncharacterized protein (predicted protein), whose product is MFFPRVLFKEVLVGSSLGPSTQQEHKSLRGRRRNKSKLGCRECKAKRVKCDEAYPTCKRCQRHGLVCSSAPRPTQWQVETPWLSLQPKTHVNPRLLQYWLEKVSQASVIDPENNPFSFPLLEHIAQSPALLHAIQSVSASHEQYFPANTPILALEERGKAIACLRKEINQIQRASYTHLLTIMLLALTQIADSDPKDYGKQHLFGARAVINSMLRDTSTSTTNDPVVRLCLGIYLYWDMCSSFLVDTCEPQDLNLLNISVAVHRMGDWHHPMYGTCSRLLLIIANVGRYCRQIHDMPQSRSQVQEAILEAQLRTWATSPPNPDLGHLYEAFRNHGLVFLYRSRAHAQRGYATDPDVTEAQESLIQQYAEETVRHLLIIPDSSCSLNFQSLPLFAAGSELTESNHFLRDEVRGRLRAIYSLNRLPANLMALQLVEELWDARDSGTPSFWLSHTLQKDWRLLLTAH